One window from the genome of Candidatus Didemnitutus sp. encodes:
- a CDS encoding zinc-binding dehydrogenase, translating to MKALRLVAPHRPVELHDVPTPTPGPDDVLIRVHASGICHSDAHYRNGIANFDGLLPLTLGHEVAGTVAALGARVRTLARGQRVCVHYLATCGTCAWCAGGHEQFCGTGQMIGRHRDGGMAEFIVMPAASVFPLPDEISFAHGAVMMCSSATALHALRKARLAPGETVAVFGIGGLGASAVQLARALGASRVFAVDLNADKLTLAERFGATPVNARTSDPVAEIRRATAGRGVDVALELVGLPQTMQQSVRVLNKLGRAALAGLTRSPLAVDPYHEVINQEAEIIGVSDHLASELPELLRFAADGRLQLDPIVTRRVPLEAAAINTVLDDLDRFGSAARTVIEIT from the coding sequence ATGAAAGCCCTCCGTCTCGTCGCTCCGCACCGCCCGGTCGAACTCCACGACGTCCCCACGCCGACACCCGGCCCCGACGACGTGCTCATCCGCGTCCACGCCTCCGGCATCTGCCATTCCGACGCGCACTACCGGAACGGCATCGCCAACTTCGACGGCCTGCTCCCACTCACCCTCGGCCACGAAGTCGCCGGCACGGTCGCCGCACTCGGCGCCCGCGTCCGCACACTCGCGCGCGGCCAGCGCGTCTGCGTGCACTACCTCGCCACCTGCGGCACCTGCGCGTGGTGCGCGGGCGGACACGAGCAATTCTGCGGCACCGGCCAAATGATCGGCCGCCACCGCGACGGCGGCATGGCCGAGTTCATCGTCATGCCCGCCGCGAGCGTGTTTCCGCTGCCCGACGAAATCTCCTTCGCGCACGGCGCCGTGATGATGTGCTCGTCCGCCACCGCGCTCCACGCGCTGCGCAAGGCCCGGCTCGCCCCTGGCGAGACCGTGGCCGTCTTCGGCATCGGCGGACTCGGCGCCTCCGCCGTGCAACTCGCCCGCGCGCTCGGCGCCAGCCGCGTCTTCGCCGTCGACCTCAACGCCGACAAACTCACCCTCGCCGAACGCTTCGGCGCCACCCCCGTCAACGCCCGCACGTCCGATCCCGTCGCGGAAATCCGCCGCGCCACCGCCGGTCGCGGCGTCGACGTCGCCCTCGAACTCGTCGGCCTGCCGCAAACCATGCAGCAGTCCGTCCGCGTGCTGAACAAGCTGGGCCGCGCCGCCCTCGCCGGCCTCACGCGCTCGCCGCTCGCGGTCGATCCCTACCACGAAGTCATCAACCAGGAAGCCGAGATCATCGGCGTCTCCGATCACCTCGCGAGCGAGCTCCCCGAACTGCTCCGCTTCGCCGCCGACGGCCGCCTGCAACTCGACCCGATTGTCACGCGCCGCGTCCCGCTCGAAGCCGCCGCCATTAACACCGTTCTCGACGACCTCGACCGCTTCGGCAGCGCCGCCCGCACCGTCATCGAGATCACCTGA
- a CDS encoding response regulator translates to MKILHLDDDPLDHELVKVLLQTECPECEIVTAANRAEFLALLAPEKFDVILADYTLPGFDGLEALALAQEHIPDTPFVFFSGSIGEDQAIAAVRAGAVDYVIKDRYQRLPTALRRAVLDSRERRHLRETERSLHTARERHQRFIEDARDAIFSLSADGVITSLNPAFETITGWKRREWIGQHFIRLIDPLDNERARLRFSELMAGDQPGLFELRLRKPEGIASVEFTVNRVATPDGGFELMGIGRDVTEKNRLQEQFLRAQRMENLGLLAAGIAHDLNNILTPMLMVSQLLRVQSSPQNRRLLDTLEQSAARGAGLVKQILSFVQGGSDELRVVQLKHVARDVAAMIEETFPRHLRFEHSIPSDLWPVRAHPSQMHQIILNLCVNARDAMPNGGTLSLRLANRQLDADAAQALPGARPGAFLVIEVGDTGTGISPAILPRIWEPFFTTKDPGRGTGLGLSTVRGIIATHQGFCTVDSTPGRGTTFRIFIPAEIAPANDEREIDPASIPRGHGEAILVIEDEGDVRQVVAAVLTQYGYRVTVATDGAEAVALLSGNAAPANLRLVVTDLMMPRLGGRELVEFIRRAHPHVRVLVMSGLASGDPTGAESGDAFLLKPFRPETLLLEVHALLTRAPR, encoded by the coding sequence ATGAAAATCCTGCACCTCGACGACGACCCTCTCGATCACGAGCTCGTGAAAGTGCTGCTCCAAACCGAGTGTCCCGAGTGCGAGATCGTCACGGCGGCCAACCGCGCCGAATTCCTCGCCCTGCTCGCGCCGGAGAAATTCGACGTCATCCTCGCCGACTACACGCTGCCGGGCTTCGACGGACTCGAGGCGCTCGCGCTCGCCCAGGAACACATCCCGGACACGCCCTTCGTCTTTTTCTCCGGCAGCATCGGCGAAGACCAGGCCATCGCCGCCGTCCGCGCCGGCGCCGTCGACTACGTGATCAAGGACCGCTACCAACGCCTGCCCACGGCGCTGCGCCGCGCCGTCCTCGACAGCCGCGAGCGACGCCACCTCCGCGAGACGGAGCGCTCGCTGCACACGGCGCGGGAGCGACACCAACGCTTCATCGAGGACGCGCGCGACGCCATCTTCTCCCTCTCCGCCGACGGCGTGATCACCTCGCTCAACCCCGCCTTCGAAACCATCACCGGCTGGAAGCGCCGCGAGTGGATCGGCCAGCACTTCATCCGCCTGATCGACCCGCTCGACAACGAGCGCGCGCGGCTGCGCTTCTCCGAGCTGATGGCCGGCGATCAACCCGGCCTGTTCGAGCTCCGCCTGCGCAAACCCGAAGGCATCGCCAGCGTCGAGTTCACCGTCAATCGCGTCGCCACGCCCGACGGCGGCTTCGAACTCATGGGCATCGGCCGCGACGTCACCGAGAAAAACCGCCTGCAGGAGCAGTTCCTCCGCGCCCAGCGCATGGAAAACCTCGGCCTGCTCGCCGCCGGCATCGCGCACGACCTCAACAACATTCTCACCCCGATGCTGATGGTCTCGCAGCTCCTCCGCGTCCAATCGTCGCCCCAGAACCGGCGCCTGCTCGACACTCTCGAGCAAAGTGCCGCCCGCGGCGCCGGACTCGTGAAGCAAATCCTCTCCTTCGTCCAAGGCGGCAGCGACGAGTTGCGCGTCGTGCAGCTCAAACACGTCGCACGCGACGTCGCCGCGATGATCGAGGAGACCTTCCCCCGCCACCTGCGCTTCGAGCACTCCATCCCCAGCGATCTCTGGCCGGTGCGCGCCCACCCGTCGCAGATGCACCAGATCATTCTCAACCTGTGCGTCAACGCGCGCGACGCCATGCCCAACGGCGGCACGCTCTCGCTCCGTCTCGCGAACCGCCAGCTCGATGCCGACGCCGCCCAAGCCCTGCCCGGAGCGCGCCCCGGCGCCTTCCTCGTCATCGAGGTCGGCGACACCGGCACCGGCATCTCGCCCGCGATCCTCCCGCGCATCTGGGAACCGTTCTTCACCACCAAGGATCCCGGCCGCGGCACCGGCCTCGGCCTCTCCACCGTGCGCGGCATCATCGCGACGCACCAGGGCTTCTGCACCGTGGACAGCACACCCGGCCGCGGCACCACGTTCCGCATCTTCATCCCCGCGGAAATCGCCCCCGCGAACGACGAGCGCGAGATCGATCCCGCGAGCATCCCGCGCGGCCACGGTGAAGCCATCCTCGTCATCGAGGACGAGGGCGACGTGCGGCAAGTCGTTGCGGCGGTGCTCACGCAATACGGCTATCGCGTCACGGTCGCGACCGATGGCGCCGAAGCCGTGGCCCTCCTCTCCGGAAACGCCGCGCCCGCCAACCTGCGCCTGGTCGTCACCGACCTGATGATGCCGCGCCTCGGCGGCCGTGAACTCGTGGAATTCATCCGGCGCGCCCATCCCCACGTGCGCGTGCTGGTCATGAGCGGACTCGCCAGCGGCGACCCCACCGGCGCCGAGTCCGGCGACGCGTTTCTGCTCAAGCCGTTTCGACCCGAGACGTTGTTGCTGGAAGTGCACGCCCTGTTGACGCGCGCGCCGCGCTGA
- a CDS encoding response regulator transcription factor gives MVAERYCLLPEPVTNRRHLFPAEPALLLTEAEGRVLELLGAGYSNKEIAARLGKAEPTVKNQVASILHKLGQPTRARLIAALR, from the coding sequence ATGGTTGCCGAACGCTATTGCCTGCTGCCGGAACCGGTGACGAACCGCCGGCACCTCTTTCCGGCGGAGCCGGCGCTGTTGCTCACGGAGGCCGAAGGTCGCGTGCTGGAGTTGCTCGGCGCCGGTTACAGCAACAAGGAGATCGCGGCCCGGCTCGGCAAGGCGGAGCCGACGGTGAAAAACCAGGTCGCGTCCATTCTGCACAAACTCGGCCAGCCGACGCGTGCGCGGCTGATCGCGGCGCTGCGGTGA
- a CDS encoding TlpA family protein disulfide reductase, with protein MYTGRLRYNFPAVAAEFEASLAGNPVIAAALAKADAARKAEAAKADAALKVAAAEIGSIKFTAADGREVDIAKLKGKVVLVDFWATWCGPCIAELPNVKKVYAAYHDKGFEVVGITLENPNARPSDTPAQTDAKLAAAKKKMLDFTAKNEMPWPQYFDGKWWKNDYAEKFGIRAIPAMFLLDKNGKIAATEARGEKLEAEVKRLLGL; from the coding sequence ATGTATACCGGCCGGCTCCGCTACAACTTCCCCGCCGTCGCCGCTGAATTCGAAGCGAGTCTGGCGGGCAATCCCGTGATCGCCGCCGCGCTCGCGAAGGCGGACGCCGCGCGCAAAGCCGAAGCCGCAAAGGCCGACGCCGCCTTGAAGGTCGCGGCGGCGGAGATCGGCTCCATCAAGTTCACCGCGGCCGACGGTCGCGAAGTCGACATTGCGAAACTCAAGGGCAAGGTCGTGCTGGTGGACTTCTGGGCGACGTGGTGCGGTCCGTGCATCGCCGAGCTGCCGAACGTGAAGAAGGTTTACGCGGCGTATCACGACAAGGGTTTCGAAGTCGTCGGCATCACGCTCGAAAATCCCAACGCACGTCCGAGCGACACGCCGGCGCAGACCGACGCCAAGCTCGCGGCCGCGAAGAAGAAGATGCTCGATTTCACCGCGAAGAACGAGATGCCGTGGCCGCAGTATTTCGACGGCAAGTGGTGGAAGAACGACTACGCCGAAAAGTTCGGCATTCGCGCGATCCCGGCGATGTTCCTCCTCGATAAGAACGGCAAGATCGCGGCGACCGAGGCGCGCGGCGAAAAACTCGAAGCCGAGGTCAAGCGCCTGCTCGGGCTCTGA
- a CDS encoding response regulator produces MADILIIDDDDVFRDVLASALEHSGHVVRQATNGVEGLQKFHAQPAELVITDIVMPEKEGLDTIRDLRREFPKARIIAMSGGLAHDPKLYLHMAEKFGATAVLAKPFALADLKKVVDTALAR; encoded by the coding sequence ATGGCCGACATCCTGATAATCGACGACGACGACGTCTTCCGCGACGTCCTCGCCAGTGCGCTCGAACACTCGGGCCACGTCGTCCGTCAGGCGACCAACGGCGTGGAAGGCCTGCAAAAATTCCACGCGCAACCCGCGGAACTCGTCATCACCGACATCGTGATGCCCGAGAAGGAAGGCCTCGACACCATCCGCGATCTCCGCCGCGAATTCCCGAAGGCGCGCATCATCGCCATGTCCGGCGGCCTCGCGCACGATCCGAAACTCTACCTGCACATGGCGGAGAAGTTCGGCGCCACCGCCGTCCTCGCCAAGCCGTTCGCCCTCGCCGACCTCAAGAAGGTCGTCGACACCGCGCTCGCCCGCTGA
- a CDS encoding DUF3667 domain-containing protein, with the protein MPLDPTLPDDAPLADAVTADQLAAHATAPHGHAHGPIHTHCENCGTELKGPFCHACGQHDFEFHRSFWHVFLEALENFFHFDAKFFRNIVTLLFRPGQLTADFNAGKRASQMPPFRLYVFTAFVFFLLLFATTGKEFDGINIVPDNGHPAAVLVNGQPATIEQALDAVATAQAAPAPEKRNVDKLRDLAQGVERDARARREKEARQPNRPHVSVAKSDKPAKDKSDFDRFIEHQGERSLDPEFRRELGHAFLAALPKLLLVCLPLFALYTRLLFRKSGQVYLQHLVVAIHFHTFIYLWVMFRDGWTFLGRFAHLGGLIAFAANLWLFLYPFFMLRRLYGNSWLLTIFKTGVLSAIYSLTLAAGFFATAILLFLLL; encoded by the coding sequence GTGCCCCTCGACCCGACCCTGCCGGACGACGCTCCACTCGCCGACGCCGTGACTGCCGACCAACTCGCCGCGCATGCCACCGCGCCGCACGGCCACGCCCACGGGCCGATCCACACGCATTGCGAGAACTGCGGCACCGAGCTGAAAGGCCCGTTCTGCCACGCCTGCGGCCAGCACGACTTCGAATTTCACCGCTCGTTCTGGCATGTGTTCCTCGAGGCGCTGGAGAATTTCTTCCACTTCGACGCGAAATTCTTCCGCAACATCGTCACGTTGCTCTTCCGCCCCGGCCAGCTCACCGCCGACTTCAACGCCGGCAAGCGCGCGTCGCAAATGCCGCCGTTCCGGCTCTACGTGTTCACCGCCTTCGTCTTTTTCCTCCTGCTCTTCGCCACCACGGGCAAGGAATTCGACGGCATCAACATCGTCCCGGACAACGGACACCCCGCCGCGGTCCTCGTCAACGGCCAGCCGGCGACGATCGAGCAGGCGCTCGACGCCGTCGCCACCGCCCAAGCCGCACCCGCGCCCGAAAAGCGCAACGTCGACAAGCTCCGCGACCTCGCGCAAGGCGTCGAACGCGACGCCCGTGCTCGCAGGGAAAAGGAGGCCAGACAACCCAACCGCCCGCACGTCAGCGTTGCGAAGAGCGACAAGCCCGCGAAGGACAAGTCGGACTTCGATCGCTTCATCGAGCACCAGGGCGAGCGCTCGCTCGACCCGGAATTCCGCCGGGAGCTGGGCCACGCCTTCCTCGCCGCGCTGCCGAAACTGCTCCTCGTCTGCCTGCCGCTGTTCGCACTCTACACGCGCCTGCTGTTCCGCAAATCCGGGCAAGTCTACCTCCAGCACCTCGTCGTCGCGATCCACTTCCACACCTTCATCTACCTCTGGGTGATGTTCCGCGACGGCTGGACCTTCCTCGGCCGCTTCGCCCACCTCGGCGGCCTCATCGCCTTCGCCGCGAACCTCTGGCTCTTTCTCTACCCGTTCTTCATGCTGCGGCGTCTCTACGGCAATTCGTGGCTGCTCACCATCTTCAAGACCGGCGTGCTCTCCGCAATTTACTCGCTCACGCTCGCCGCCGGCTTCTTCGCCACCGCCATCCTGCTGTTCCTGTTGCTGTGA
- a CDS encoding helix-turn-helix transcriptional regulator, with product MRHPHHDSEGVVKLTPAEAAVVSHVVRGLTNKEIARVLRKSDLTVKNQLTAVYRKLGLKRRLQLIAMFRA from the coding sequence ATGCGCCATCCGCATCATGACAGCGAGGGCGTGGTCAAACTCACGCCGGCCGAGGCGGCGGTGGTGTCGCACGTGGTGCGCGGGTTGACGAACAAGGAAATCGCGCGCGTGCTGCGGAAATCCGACCTGACGGTGAAGAACCAGCTGACCGCGGTCTATCGCAAGCTCGGCCTGAAGCGCCGCCTGCAACTCATCGCGATGTTCCGCGCCTGA
- a CDS encoding response regulator transcription factor, whose protein sequence is MSHASSSQNLGLLPAGAGQGALLNLHRALEFDELWSALQGLLEELVPHDTLVMSVNYLDWKKETSTKRFSSARSRFPHDEHANQLVAAEGRAFFQPFLDLNHGIAAYQHSQLVADPRKIDRTPYYRRYMSHYDWRYSAHLLFWHGRGVETSFALRRRAAQGDFTPGEMATLQAIHPHIKVAFDRMKTFEQERQRRRLLEGFYRAKPDAVLFLDWNLEPIYVSQDALALCAVWNLGHERARNYTPQAVFAIPEEISAACDELRREWQTRPGESLPVEGNAPSRHVLSHQPGHEALIALRPEKNGTLTKPVFVVRLRMSEAVAATAVLPTTSSARLLHQLSPSERELAQLVCAGLTNKEIAAQLRKTEGSVKVQLSGVFQKLRVNSRAKLIIALRS, encoded by the coding sequence TTGAGTCACGCCTCCTCCAGTCAGAATCTCGGGCTGCTTCCTGCCGGCGCCGGCCAGGGCGCGCTGCTGAATCTGCACCGCGCGCTCGAATTCGACGAGTTGTGGAGCGCCCTGCAGGGACTGCTCGAGGAGCTCGTCCCGCACGACACGCTCGTGATGTCGGTCAACTACCTCGACTGGAAGAAGGAGACCTCGACCAAGCGCTTCTCCTCCGCGCGCTCGCGCTTCCCGCACGACGAACACGCCAACCAGCTCGTCGCCGCGGAGGGACGCGCCTTCTTCCAGCCGTTTCTCGATCTCAACCACGGCATCGCGGCCTACCAGCACAGCCAGCTCGTCGCCGATCCGCGGAAGATCGATCGCACGCCTTACTACCGGCGCTACATGTCGCACTACGACTGGCGCTACTCGGCGCACCTGCTCTTCTGGCACGGCCGCGGCGTCGAGACCTCGTTCGCGCTGCGCCGGCGCGCCGCGCAGGGCGATTTCACGCCGGGCGAGATGGCGACGCTGCAAGCGATCCACCCGCACATCAAAGTGGCGTTCGATCGCATGAAGACGTTCGAGCAGGAGCGCCAGCGCCGCCGCCTGCTCGAGGGCTTCTACCGCGCCAAGCCCGACGCCGTGCTCTTCCTCGATTGGAATCTCGAGCCGATCTACGTGTCGCAGGACGCCCTCGCCCTCTGCGCCGTCTGGAATCTCGGCCACGAGCGCGCACGCAACTACACGCCGCAAGCCGTGTTCGCGATCCCCGAGGAAATCTCCGCCGCCTGTGACGAGCTGCGACGCGAATGGCAGACGCGCCCGGGCGAATCGCTGCCCGTCGAAGGCAACGCTCCGAGCCGCCACGTCCTCTCGCATCAGCCCGGCCACGAGGCGCTGATCGCCCTGCGCCCGGAGAAAAACGGCACGCTCACCAAACCCGTTTTCGTCGTGCGCCTGCGGATGAGCGAAGCGGTCGCCGCCACCGCGGTCCTGCCGACGACGTCCTCCGCTCGATTGCTCCACCAGCTTTCCCCCAGCGAACGCGAACTCGCCCAGCTCGTCTGCGCCGGCCTGACCAACAAGGAGATCGCCGCGCAGCTCCGGAAGACCGAGGGCAGCGTGAAGGTGCAGCTCAGCGGCGTGTTCCAAAAGCTGCGCGTCAACAGCCGCGCCAAGCTCATCATCGCGCTGCGCAGCTGA
- a CDS encoding TonB-dependent receptor plug domain-containing protein gives MNLHTSRIIRALLWLALPVFAFAQAAPTTNADPKDAKKIPIEEAKPSDAAPDAVKLDQFEVTGTRLRTLGDEAAAVPVFSIPQVELERRGVSRLADVRWAIPQLGGTVGFNDNLTNGGTSRAQQVGTSFNMRGLGGNSTLVLVDGRRIPHTGQEAPGGAGGREDFSVDGIPVSAIERIDILPQGAGAIYGSEAIAGVVNIVLKKNYTGTELRVTYDNTFKTDVGQTTVTLTSGYRSGKLSAFLSASWENQNGLASRDRWWTATGDARAFGSTSNSFTFNATAGAGSFSTAFYPANAAGANLPGLSTHVVLIPTGSNGTTATNAGSAPVAMANIPLYDSAAYAMSVDPAKRQSYLFRAAYQIAPKIELYGDARWSEFENDYTGAPVSLITQLPASAPGNPFGVPVYLSKVFYDLPRPHSISTQQNMGATLGARGDLLADWRYDVSAAWTRNIVADDALTGSGFNFGLLSAALAGPNAPLLAYDSLNGKNPNGAGVLEALMPAADHKDTTDVTQYLVTADGTIWSGWAGDIRTAVGAEAGEEKVKFWREPSPATPTYVLTKPFARKHTAAFAEIGIPLLSERQKIPLVYRVEIGGAVRATDYSDVGSVTTPTYRALFQPVKWLTFRASRAEGYKPVRLYDLQAPITQFTSNISATTTTTDPLRGGQRVPAGAYLYRSGGNPALNPEESVSRNAGVVLDVPGKLLKGLSFSADYYEIDYNNRSGSTGLQVLLNYFPERVFRLPLTPADQALGYTGGALPMSNTGQLAWDASNINLSTVTTKGWDYRASYSHAFDFGEILVTAAYTRPELIVTQSTPAAAPDSRFGHQPNKFSGSVFWARGPWDAGVSVNYQSRYFIGGVTNFASSYPSYLEWNPQVSYNFGRDARFGADAPTWWGRWLAGSKLTVTVINALNEEPTLSDAANFRFAGDPRLRRYILSFAKKF, from the coding sequence ATGAACCTACACACCTCTCGTATCATCCGGGCGCTGCTTTGGCTCGCGCTGCCCGTGTTTGCTTTCGCCCAAGCGGCGCCCACCACGAACGCGGATCCGAAAGACGCGAAAAAAATTCCCATCGAAGAGGCCAAGCCATCCGACGCTGCGCCCGATGCCGTGAAACTCGACCAATTTGAAGTCACCGGCACGCGCCTCCGCACGCTCGGTGATGAGGCGGCCGCAGTCCCGGTGTTTTCGATTCCGCAAGTCGAGCTCGAACGCCGCGGCGTCAGTCGTCTCGCGGATGTCCGCTGGGCCATCCCGCAGCTCGGCGGCACGGTCGGTTTCAACGACAACCTCACCAACGGCGGCACTTCGCGCGCGCAGCAGGTCGGCACGTCCTTCAACATGCGCGGGCTCGGCGGCAATTCGACGCTGGTGCTCGTGGACGGTCGCCGCATCCCGCACACCGGCCAGGAAGCCCCGGGCGGCGCGGGCGGGCGCGAGGATTTTTCCGTCGACGGCATTCCGGTCTCCGCGATCGAACGCATCGACATCCTCCCGCAGGGCGCGGGCGCGATCTACGGCTCCGAGGCGATCGCCGGCGTCGTGAACATCGTGCTGAAGAAAAACTACACGGGCACCGAACTGCGGGTGACCTACGACAACACCTTCAAAACCGACGTCGGGCAGACGACCGTCACCCTCACGAGCGGTTATCGCTCCGGCAAGCTCAGCGCTTTCCTCTCCGCCTCGTGGGAAAACCAGAACGGCCTGGCGTCTCGCGACCGCTGGTGGACGGCCACTGGTGACGCTCGCGCCTTCGGCAGCACGAGCAACAGCTTCACGTTCAACGCGACCGCCGGCGCCGGCTCATTCTCGACCGCGTTTTATCCGGCCAATGCCGCCGGGGCAAACCTGCCCGGCCTGAGCACGCACGTGGTGCTCATTCCGACCGGCTCGAACGGCACCACCGCGACCAACGCCGGCTCGGCTCCGGTGGCGATGGCGAATATCCCGCTCTACGACAGCGCCGCCTACGCGATGAGCGTCGATCCGGCGAAGCGACAGAGCTATCTCTTCCGTGCGGCCTACCAGATCGCGCCCAAGATCGAACTCTACGGCGATGCGCGTTGGAGTGAGTTCGAAAACGACTACACCGGTGCCCCCGTCTCGCTGATCACGCAGCTGCCCGCCAGCGCGCCCGGCAATCCATTCGGCGTTCCCGTCTACCTGAGCAAGGTCTTTTACGACCTGCCGCGTCCGCACTCGATCTCGACGCAGCAGAACATGGGCGCGACCCTCGGCGCGCGCGGCGACCTGCTCGCCGACTGGCGCTACGACGTCAGCGCCGCGTGGACCCGCAACATCGTCGCCGACGACGCGCTCACCGGTTCCGGTTTCAACTTCGGGTTGCTCAGCGCCGCACTCGCCGGTCCCAATGCGCCGCTCCTCGCCTACGATAGCTTGAACGGTAAAAACCCGAACGGCGCCGGCGTCCTCGAAGCGCTCATGCCCGCCGCGGATCACAAGGACACGACCGACGTCACCCAATACCTCGTGACGGCCGACGGCACGATCTGGTCCGGCTGGGCCGGCGACATCCGCACGGCGGTCGGCGCGGAGGCGGGCGAGGAGAAGGTGAAGTTCTGGCGCGAGCCTTCGCCGGCGACACCGACCTACGTGCTGACGAAGCCCTTCGCGCGCAAACACACCGCCGCGTTCGCGGAAATCGGCATCCCGCTCCTGTCCGAGCGTCAGAAAATTCCCCTCGTGTATCGCGTCGAAATCGGCGGCGCCGTCCGGGCGACCGACTATTCGGACGTCGGCTCCGTCACGACGCCGACTTATCGCGCCCTTTTCCAGCCCGTGAAGTGGCTGACCTTCCGCGCGTCGCGCGCCGAAGGCTACAAGCCCGTGCGTCTCTACGATCTGCAGGCGCCGATCACCCAGTTCACCTCGAACATCAGCGCCACGACGACCACCACCGATCCGTTGCGCGGCGGGCAGCGTGTGCCTGCGGGCGCGTATCTCTATCGTTCCGGCGGCAACCCCGCGCTCAATCCCGAGGAATCCGTCTCGCGCAACGCCGGCGTCGTCCTCGACGTCCCCGGCAAATTGCTCAAGGGTCTTTCGTTCTCGGCGGACTACTACGAGATCGACTACAACAACCGCTCCGGTTCGACCGGCCTGCAGGTGCTGCTGAATTACTTTCCCGAACGCGTGTTCCGCCTGCCCCTCACTCCCGCCGACCAGGCGCTCGGCTACACCGGCGGCGCGCTGCCGATGTCCAACACGGGCCAGCTCGCGTGGGACGCGAGCAACATCAACCTCTCCACCGTGACGACGAAGGGCTGGGACTACCGTGCCTCGTATTCGCACGCGTTCGATTTCGGCGAAATCCTCGTCACTGCCGCCTACACGCGTCCCGAACTGATCGTCACGCAATCCACGCCCGCGGCCGCGCCGGATTCGCGATTCGGCCACCAGCCCAACAAGTTCAGCGGCTCGGTTTTCTGGGCGCGGGGCCCGTGGGATGCCGGCGTTTCGGTGAACTACCAGTCACGTTATTTCATCGGCGGCGTCACCAACTTCGCCTCGTCGTATCCGTCCTACCTCGAGTGGAACCCGCAGGTTTCCTACAATTTCGGCCGCGATGCGCGCTTCGGCGCCGATGCGCCGACGTGGTGGGGCCGCTGGCTCGCCGGCAGCAAGCTCACCGTCACCGTGATCAACGCGTTGAACGAGGAGCCCACGCTCAGCGATGCCGCGAACTTCCGCTTCGCCGGCGATCCCCGCCTGCGCCGCTACATCCTGAGTTTCGCCAAAAAATTCTGA